A window of Loxodonta africana isolate mLoxAfr1 chromosome 3, mLoxAfr1.hap2, whole genome shotgun sequence genomic DNA:
ACACTGGGAAAAGGGAAGAACGTAAGGACTATAAATTTGCCAATATGAAACTGGCAAGTAAGTTATAATACTTAATAGCTGGAAACACTACTTTATATCCATCTGTTATCtcttgtgtattattttttgtaggACTGCTCATTAGACTTCAGGAATTGATTCTTAGCTACAACAGGATCAAGACTGTCCCCAAGGAACTAAGTAACTGTGCCAGCTTGGAGAAACTAGAACTTGCTGTTAACAGAGAGATCTGTGACCTTCCACAAGAGGTCGGAAAGATATAAATGCCTACAATTTTATTTTCCATCTACTAATACTTTATTTCTCAACCGTACCATCATTGAAAATATAACTAATGAAGGAATGCTGTTCTAGTTCAGAAAAATAGTGAAAACCATTTCCTATTCTTATAAGAATAATGCACGCTTTTAATTACAGAAGGATTTGCTTAATCCAAAAGATACTTCTATTATTAACACAGTACTGGCATCATTTGTTGACTAGGTTGTGATCATCTTGAAAGCTagactgttttatttatttttatatccctGGAATTGAGGGAAGAACCTAGGTTGTTCTGGTTATTTAATAAATGCTTCCCCCCCGTCAAGttggtatacttttttttttaaattgtactttaagtcaaagtttacagttcacgttactttctcatacaaaaatttatatattgttatgtgatcctagttgctttccctataatgcgacagcacactcctcttttttactctgtatttcccatgtccgttcaacccgctcctgtccctttctgccttttcatctcacctctggaaaGGAGCTGCCCGTGTAtagtcttatgtatctacttgaactaagaagcacactcttcacaagtattattttatgtcctatagtccagtctaatctttgtctgaagagttggctttgggaatggtcttaGTGTTGGGCTAacacagagtccaggggccatgtcttctggggtccctctagtctcagtcagactatgaagtctggtctttttactagaatttgaggtctgtatcccacttttctcctgctccatcagggactcttcaataaatgctttttaaataaacaaattaagAATTATCATAAATCACAATGTTGTTACAGAAAAACTTGTTTACTAGAGTGATCAGTTTTGAGCTAGAGGTGAAGTGATGAGACATTAATTATTGAGTTTAGGAAATATGTTTTTTTGCTGGATTCCTAGGCTGTACCAAGTAAAACCAAGACAATGGGCTTAGAAAACCCTCAAACTTTGATTTGGTATAATGTCTTCCTATTGGCCAGACTGATCATATAGATAGAgacatttgtattatttttcaaatacttAATGCTCTTAAAATTAACAAAGGAAATTTCCGTGGTGCTTTGCCTACATAACAAGGACTTTGAGAGAGAAGAGCtgctagaaaaaaacaaacctcaataTAAAATATAAGACTATTCCCTTCTCCCACTTTATCTTGGTGAGTAGattagctttttttatttttttgaagccAGTAAACATGTCACCGATACTTGTTGCTCTAACAAGTAAAACAGCttcaaaaatatatttcattttataataGTTCCACTTAACAAAATGTATGCCCTTGCTTATGTTGAAAATGATGATCACAGAGACAATTTCTTTATAGTCCAAGAGGGTAAATAAATATTTCCAATTTCTAACTCTTGCAATTTTTATTTCTAGGATTGGTTCTGTGATTAAAAAGCTGAGTGAATTTGGGCATGTCTATTAACCGGTATTTTACCGTAGTTTTTTCATTTATGGAAAGAGATTATAGTAGTACAAATACTGAAATGAGATCTTAAGCCTAGGGTTAATTTCAGAAGTATGGCCCCTTAGTAGATGTGAGGTCTTGGACATATCCCTTTATATTAGTAAGTCTCAATTTTTACGTACACAAAATTAAGACTGataagaaaaattttaatatcttCTCAATCTTCTAAAATTAAAGGGTTCTGGTactactgaggaaaccctggtggcgaagtggttaagtgctacagctgctaaccaagaggttggcagtttgaatccaccaggcgctccttggaaactctatggggcagttctattctgtcctatagggtcgctatgagtcggaatcgactcgatggcagtgggtttggtttttggtgggttAGTACTATCGAGAAACTAGCAATTGGAGACCCATCTCTCAGGTATTACATTCCACAGGCTTTACAGacacaaaaatatttatattaaaagtAATCTTTTTATACTCTATGTCAAAGTTTgtgaaaatttaaaaagtctAATACCAATTTTTGGAAGAGTGTTTTATTCGTTGCTTGGATTCTAAAGCTGAGAAACAGCGTCACCTATGAGACAGAAACTTCCTGCTTTTATGCATCCACTAACCCTTGCATTTCTGAACTTTTTTATGGTGTGAAAGCTGTGGAATGAATTTGAACATCTCCTTAGACAGAAATAGAGCACGGAACTTTCCAGGCTGAATGGAGAGTTTTCTGTAAAAGTTACCTAAATTATCATGTCTTGAAACTTTGAAACTTCTACTAGGACGTTATGTGGAAAGAGGGAAAAGATTTTGCAGTTTCAGGTCCATAAAAACTTGAGTTTACAACACAGCGCCATCATTTCCTAATGATGAGCcattttatctataaaatggaaataatgacactTACCTGGTAAGGTTCCTGTCAGGATATTTTGTTAATTTAATGGATGATGGTGAACAACTTACACAGATaaataaaagtatattttaaaatgagtaaGTTAGAGCTACATGTATCAACATGAATACATTTAAAAACTGATAGAAAAACATGTAAGTCAAAGAAAGTATAGTATCATAATCCTTGCCAAAAATGTTAAAATACACAAAACACTAAAGTTTATGaaatatgtatttgtttatatatagtatttttataataataaatatataatacatacttatacatatatgtaaaaatataaacaCATGGGAATGATACCAAATTCAGGATAGTAGTTACCTCtagaggaagaagggagaagaaaCTAGAGGGCTGCAGTCGTATCAGCATGTTTCTTTCTTAAGCTAAGCACAATAGTTATTTTATTctcaacaatttttatttcatgAAAAAAGATTGAAGAGTAAACTCTATGATTGTGATAACATGTGTAAAGCACCAGGCACAAAGAAGGGAGTTCACTAAAGGTAACTATTATTTTCGAGTTTGGTTTTTCCCATATAAATCTCATCTACTGGATGAAAACAAATACACAGTTACTTTAGTAGGTAAAGCGCTGAAGGACTGATGAGCTTCTGCCAGGCAGGTTCTGTAAACCCTGGCACTTGGCTATTTGTAAGATACATTTCCATTGAATAGCTGAACTTTCTATAacagtttttcatttttctggaagttaATTAGCTTTATTTCAAATTTGTTCTGGTCTACTATGACTAAATAAAGCCCAAGTATAATGTGAATATTCTTTAATATGAAGTATCTATTGTACCAAAGTGACTCTTTCACTAGTTTATACTGTAGACATTTATTCTGAGAATCTTGCTTTCTTCTTCAGCTCAGCAAGTTGTTAAATCTTACTCACCTTGATTTGAGTATGAACCATTTTTCTACCATCCCTCCTGCTGTATTGGATATGCCTGCCCTTGAATGGCTTGACATGGGAAGCAACAGACTAGGACAACTTCCTGATActatagaaaggtaaaatataaatAACTTTCTATGCTACCAACAAACATCTTGAAACCAGttacaggaaaaacaaacaaaaaataaaaaggatcccAAGCATAAAAACTCATTTAGTTCTAAATATGCTGCTTTTTAATAATAGAATATTTTCATTTACTCCGAGTGAAAAGGTTTTGGGAGAGAAAACTGGCTTTCTGATTTAAACAAATTTAACAAGCAAATGCCACAATAGTAACATTAATTAGCGTGTGCCAGCACTAAGCACTTTAGAAGTAGATGtggtaactaagacacagagaTTAGCTAATACATCCAAGATCACAGGCAAGCCTGGGTTTCAACCTAGGCAGCCTGGCCCAAGTTCATGCTGTTAATGAACTATTTATTACGCTATACTGCCTTGgttataaaatatgtaaaaatgttTCACGGACTTTAACATTCTTGGTAAGGATTATGATACTGTTTTATTAAATGGGCATATTAATACTTTGTGATATTTTTCTCTAAAGACTCTGAGGATCAGGTTAAGTAACATTTGCCTCAGTtctttaagaaatcaaatgataacaACAAAGAATCTGCCATAGTTCTAGAATACAATGATTTCATTTCTACCACATGAGGAGAGCTGTAGTGTAGGGAAGAACTCTCCCAGGTGGTTTCTCTAGAATCCGGCTAATATGAAGTCAGTTAACTTAATAGCTACATTGGCTATAGAAGATGTTATAAAAGGTGACACCTCTGTTATTTTTAAGTTAATAAAAACCAGGGTTTCATATTATGTGGTATTAATTgtagaaacttttttttcttaatccttCAGAATGCAGAGTCTACATACTCTATGGCTACAACGGAACGAAATAACATGCTTGCCAGAAACAATCGGCACTATGAAAAATCTGGCTACGCTTGTTCTCAGCAACAATAAACTGCAGGATATTCCAGAATGCATGGAGGAAATGACAAATCTGAGGTAAAAAGTTTTAGACACAAAACTGATATGTTCCTTTCCGGCTGTAGAACCAATATAGAAAAATTTTCATTAATAAACTTGGGTTCTCATTCATATAAATggatatattaaaatttttttctaaatttgaagtTCTGTAATTGATGACTGGAATTCATATAATGCTAATCTAAATTATTCAAGAAAGAATCTTTCAAATTAAAGTTATTACTGGGATTTATTAGGCgtaggaaatgttctacattgatATTTTCACGAAAACTGTCTTTATAACTGCTAATGAATCTCATTAGCAATAtaaaaattggaataaaaatagtaattattttctttctaaataaCTATAAATGGACATAGGCAATTATGCTACAGACAAAAAGCATATATAACATTTTACTAAGTTAATTGCTACTGAACTCCCTCAAGTGTTCCCAAAGTTTAATTTCCTGACAGTGAGCATAAGACATCAGAATTCACACCAAAAACCACAACTTCCATTAACAAACTCAtccattcatttacttattcagcAACTACTGTGCACTGTACAAGGTGGTAAAGATACAATGATAAATGAGACACAAATAAATCTATAAAATACACAGAAGCTTTTCCATAACATTAAGTATATATTTAAGATGCATTAAAATTGCTCTTTAATTATAAATTAAACTCTACCACATTAAATATATGGTATAGGCTAACAGTTGCTTTCACAAGCTTTGAAAATTGTCTAAAGCTATATGTTTCTTCTAGGAAATAATCATGAAAGATGTTCAGTTATTGAAATCAGTTAAAAGGAAAGAGAGTAATTTAGTATATTATTATTTGATCTTTCTCCAGGGAAATAAATGTGCACTTCTATGGCTCCtaaaaaaatactgttttttgGTGAACTGCTAGGTTTGTCAACTTCAGAGACAACCCACTGAAACTGGCAGTAACACTTCCTCCCAGTGAAGGCATAGATGAAGAAGAACGAGAACTATTTGGCCTTCAGTTTATGCACGCATACATACAGGAGTCACGGAGAAGAGCAGGTATGAGATTTGTATATAACACATGACATAGattaaatattctttttggtGAGGAAAGTGTGTATAATTAACATCTTCCTATTAATTCCTTCATGGATTTCTTTCCATCTTGCCAAATTCTGGTCTTGTGATCAATGCCATAGGACGGAAAAAGTAAAATTCAAATCAGTTCACAGTTCTGATAagaggttggagagagatgtggtAAAATTTAGTCTTTCAAGTGGAGTCAGGAAACAAATTCCTCGGCCAGCTCCTTGAGGAACAACCAAGAAATGAATAAAGGTGTGATTCTTCAAGCTTCACTACCTCATTCTAACAGTCTGTCACATGTCAGTTTACTCTAATGAACACTAACTTTCCAGCCATTTCCTCTTTTTCTACAATccacaaacagcaaaaaaaaaaaaaaaagtctatcagCAGCTAAAATGTGAGATTTTGATATGTAGATTTCAACCATATAACCTCTGATAATTTAgaattaacttttttaaaaaataaggaaaggCTTTAAATGAAACAAAGATTAGGAGATAAAGACATAGAGCACAATTTTCTGTtaataaaacaatgaaacaatattgttgttaggtgccatcgagtcagttttgactcacagggaccctatgtacaacagaacgaaatattgcttggtcctgcgctgtcctcacaatctttggtatgtttcagcccattgttgcagccactgtgtcactccatctcattgaggtcttcctctttttcactgaccccctactttacccagcatgatatccttctccagggactggttcctcctgataacatgtccaaagtatgtaaaaagcagtctatctttgcttctaaaaagcattctggctgttacttcttccaagacaggtttgttcgttcttctggcagttcatggaatattcaatattcttcactaacaccgtaattcaaaggcattcattCCCCtaaggtcttctttattcattgtacagctttgcatgcacatgaggcgactgaaaatatcacgggttgggtcaggcacatcttaatccttagtgacatctttgctttttaacattttaaagaggatttttgcagctgatttgcccagtgcaatgcatcttttgatttctcgactgctgcttctatgggtgttgattgtggatccaagtaaaatgaaatccttcataacttcaatctttgcttatcatgatcttgcttattggtccagtgaaACAATTGTAATAAAAATCACGGTTTTATAATTCACAAAAATTGAATTTTTAACTTAAAAGGTATACTTTAGTTTAATTCTATGTAACAAAGTTACCATTTTCTTTGCAGAATGGGTATAATCTGAGCACACAACAGTTTTTCAGCTAaaggaaaaaactttttttagcAAATTCATGATGTTTAAGAAATGTTTAGATTTACTGTAGCAAGGTCATAGAAGCAATAGAATGGAGGACAGGTTGGAGGAAGACGAGTTATAGTAGCTTGGGGCCTAGTATTGGAAAGCAGAGGATAAATATACGAGGAGGTGGAactgatgactgaagacaagGGAGGAGTCCAGGATTAACCTGGATGGTAGTGCCAAGATGGGGAAATGGTTCTGTGGGCAGCATCAGGTGGTAGAAGAGGAAGATTAGCTCCAGTTCCTGGTAAATATGGTGCTCCTCTGGGACATGTAGAGATGAAGTGAATCTAAAGATCAAGATGGGGTTTGCTGAGCCTACAAATTTAGCAGGCTCAGAAATGTATACCCATATAGTCACCTTCTCATGATATATACAAGGAAATAAACAATCTATCTAATTCTATTTTATTCCCAATTATTATGCCAAAACAATAATCTTGACCTAATGCTGGCATGTTGAAGACAAACTTATCTTCCTAAGTATTTGGTATCCTTGTCAGAGATTTAACATTAGGGTAAATGGGCTACAGGATCCTATCGATATAACTCTTGTGTGTGGATATGTTTTATGAAACATAATTGAGATTGTATCTTTTGTAgaatatcttttatttttggGTACAAACTGTTAAGTGATGCAAAACAAATTGTATGATACAAATCAATATTGCCCGATACAATATAGTCAGGTTAATGACTGAATAATGTATTTCCATTTACATTCTTTTGTCTGGGGGCCTTGAGTAACTAacttaaaaataatcaaactaaCCTACTTTAATAATACTTGACATAAAACTAATAGAAAAAACAACTTAAACCAAGAGATAATAAAATTAAAGCCTACGTATTGCTATTAAAATAATACATGAATTACTACTCCTAGTAAcagttaacatttactgagttatTAGTCTGTGCTTGGAATTGTTCTAAGCATTTAAcatgtgctaaccaaaagttggcggttggaacccaccagctgctccatgggagagagatgtggcagtctgctccgtaaagattacagccttggaaaccgtatggggcagttctctgtcctatagagtcgctgtgagttggaactgactcaacagcaacaggtttggtttttggtatctcaTTTGGTGCTGGCAAAAACCTTGTGAGGTAGgtttatcatctccattttatgaggagaaaattgaggcacagagattaagtagcttgcccaaggttacacagctgggAGATGGTAGGGTTGGGATTTGAACCTTGGCAGTCTGACAAGACATATGAGATTAAACTAAATAAGAAAGGTCAGGAATTTAAAATGGGCTAGGCTTTTAATTTATAATTCATGGAATCATAGATCTATAGGATACAGTTATCCAAGAATATTATAATCCCTAAAATTAGTAATTCTGGGTCCTTGCCTTGGCAAGTACAGCAACAATTAAGTAAAGATAAATTTTACAAATAAACAGAAACAAATCAAAGATAAGATGTGGAAAAGAATAACAGCTGAACAAGATGTTTGGGTTTAATATTTGCTTCTGTATAACCACCACCCATGAAATTAAATAAAGCTTAAATGTGAGAAAATTTTTGGTTTCATTATCTATTTTATTCCCAATTATTTTGCCAAATAGAGAACATACTTATATTTGTACTTGTATGTGTACTgtatttttaggcaaataatgcatgtcttctacatctgtttgtcaactgctccctccccctgCATGAGTGCTGCTATActaattttacatgtaaaaaaaaattagcatagtgcgcttatgaaaatacctcaccagGGGAGGAagaagttggcaaacaaacacagaaggtgtgagttatttgtgtaaaaatacgaaAAACACGGCCTGTTAAGAGATTTGAGATATCTAATTATattcagaagttatttgcaaATTTAAAATTTGTGAATTATGCTCATAAGtaatttggttttttggatgtTCTAACCAGACAATTACCCAACTAAAAATGCAGTGAAATAGCTTTTTCCCCCCTTAAAAATACCCCTTCAGTTGTTATTTGCCATGGACAAATTCTGACAATACGTAAGTACGGGTATGGCTCTGGAAACCTGAAGGTGACTTCACTGACTGTGAATATCTTTGAATTtgttgccatttaaaaaaaaatcacaattcatTCTTTCCATCTgcattggaaggaaaaaaatccatACATATGCCAAATTCTCAGATTGGCCCTTGTTAACGAACTGATACTTGATCATTATCTAAATTTGAGAAaccaaaatattaaataaaa
This region includes:
- the LRRC39 gene encoding leucine-rich repeat-containing protein 39; the encoded protein is MKLVTLWQCGEIMTEHVVRTGAVNAVKEVWEKRIKKQNEDLKREKEFQQKLVRIWEERVSLTKLREKVTMEDGRAILKIEKEEWKTLPSSLLKLNQLQEWQLHRTGLLKIPEFIGRFQNLIVLDLSRNTISEIPRGIGLLIRLQELILSYNRIKTVPKELSNCASLEKLELAVNREICDLPQELSKLLNLTHLDLSMNHFSTIPPAVLDMPALEWLDMGSNRLGQLPDTIERMQSLHTLWLQRNEITCLPETIGTMKNLATLVLSNNKLQDIPECMEEMTNLRFVNFRDNPLKLAVTLPPSEGIDEEERELFGLQFMHAYIQESRRRADNQVNR